A region from the Fibrobacter succinogenes genome encodes:
- the dcm gene encoding DNA (cytosine-5-)-methyltransferase has protein sequence MGHEKPAFTFIDLFAGIGGFHTAMHSVGGKCVFASEWDKNARITYEENYKVIEPDLFEKDEDGKYKFFNADINDVELEKVPDFDVLCGGFPCQAFSIAGKRKGFEDTRGTLFFNIAAIVDHKIKIGKKPKVLFLENVKGLKNHDHGKTLETLLRVLQEDLKYEVRTMVLNAKYFGVPQNRERLFFVCWDKNQCSSDDFKFPLGLDKNLKSIFEKDFLQNAISTKISDILEPDSSIPEKMTISDKMWIGHQLRKERNRANGKGFGYSLFKEDATYCSTISARYWKDGSEILIDQSQKGKNPRKLTPVEAGRLQGYKIVGNGWKDPQAANNQNNKNKLPTMRIVVSNKEAYHQFGNSVAVPVIRTLAKEIKRQLLEE, from the coding sequence ATGGGACACGAAAAGCCCGCATTTACATTTATCGATTTATTTGCAGGAATTGGTGGATTTCACACAGCGATGCATTCTGTTGGCGGAAAATGCGTCTTTGCTAGCGAATGGGATAAAAATGCTCGCATAACATACGAAGAAAATTACAAGGTTATTGAACCGGATCTTTTTGAAAAAGATGAAGATGGAAAATACAAGTTTTTTAATGCAGATATAAATGATGTTGAGTTGGAAAAAGTTCCTGATTTTGACGTTTTGTGTGGAGGTTTTCCTTGTCAAGCCTTTTCAATTGCGGGAAAGCGTAAAGGTTTTGAAGATACTCGTGGAACACTTTTTTTTAATATCGCGGCTATTGTTGACCATAAAATAAAAATCGGAAAAAAGCCGAAAGTACTTTTTCTCGAAAATGTAAAAGGCTTAAAGAACCATGATCACGGGAAAACTCTTGAAACGTTATTGCGAGTCTTGCAAGAAGACCTAAAATATGAAGTTCGTACAATGGTTTTGAATGCCAAATATTTTGGTGTTCCGCAAAATAGAGAAAGATTGTTTTTTGTTTGTTGGGATAAAAATCAATGTTCTTCTGACGATTTTAAGTTCCCTCTTGGCTTAGATAAGAATTTAAAATCAATCTTTGAAAAAGACTTTCTTCAAAACGCGATTTCAACGAAGATATCCGATATTCTTGAACCGGATTCGTCTATTCCGGAAAAGATGACTATCAGCGACAAAATGTGGATTGGTCATCAACTTCGAAAAGAGCGAAATCGTGCAAACGGAAAGGGATTTGGCTATTCTCTGTTCAAAGAAGACGCAACCTATTGTAGCACCATATCGGCCCGTTATTGGAAAGATGGTAGTGAAATTTTAATTGATCAATCACAAAAAGGCAAAAATCCCCGAAAACTAACACCTGTTGAAGCGGGTCGTTTGCAAGGGTATAAGATTGTCGGCAATGGTTGGAAGGACCCGCAAGCGGCAAATAACCAAAACAATAAGAATAAATTGCCTACCATGAGAATAGTGGTCTCAAATAAAGAGGCTTATCATCAGTTTGGCAATAGTGTCGCGGTTCCTGTGATTAGGACCTTGGCGAAAGAAATTAAAAGACAATTGTTGGAGGAATAA
- a CDS encoding LlaJI family restriction endonuclease: MAATDKYIPKQERPKLSEVCVYGGKQSDEFVGIRYDNGSLKVYFPYGYSKPTDDEKEYRKDILNLISVLAAYSKESKSVDQNRQLNEDEVQFPIHAYIHVFNYFLNFGYYIENETTYKRASSGKINWQRTIKQLRPQIAGEYPNESVVYLDFITKKSNNNENEIITQIHKYCVYESYEKIGCLFGYFRPEKPTIPFNAKMFTAILKNKISRTFNEKHILLFRNMLDIVCYMGKRNDNRKASFGTNDFEYVWEGLIDQVFGIEKREKYYPHCAWHIGNKENEAEWDETKRTALRPDTIMLSANDDAKIFVLDAKYYQYGENRESKRLPGTGSIIKQIAYAEFIEAMRQQKPEIPKGNIYNAFILPYATTFDGSKYPIENFGYADCNWKNTEAKTYHKIYGILLDVRSIMHRHPSHSDKDIAELAAKIEGRN, translated from the coding sequence ATGGCGGCAACGGATAAATACATTCCCAAACAGGAACGCCCGAAACTTAGCGAAGTTTGTGTCTACGGAGGCAAACAAAGCGATGAGTTCGTCGGAATCCGTTATGACAACGGATCGTTAAAGGTGTATTTCCCCTATGGCTATTCTAAGCCGACAGATGACGAAAAAGAATACCGCAAAGATATTTTAAATCTCATTTCGGTTCTTGCGGCCTATTCCAAAGAAAGTAAAAGCGTTGACCAGAATCGTCAATTAAACGAAGACGAAGTCCAGTTTCCAATTCATGCCTACATTCACGTTTTCAATTATTTCCTAAACTTCGGTTACTACATTGAAAACGAAACGACATACAAAAGAGCTTCTAGCGGTAAAATAAACTGGCAACGAACAATAAAGCAGCTTCGACCCCAAATTGCTGGCGAATATCCAAACGAATCGGTTGTTTATCTTGATTTCATAACGAAGAAATCGAACAATAATGAAAATGAAATCATAACGCAAATTCACAAATATTGCGTTTATGAAAGCTACGAAAAAATTGGGTGCTTGTTCGGATATTTCCGACCAGAAAAGCCAACAATTCCTTTTAACGCAAAGATGTTCACAGCCATCTTGAAAAATAAGATTTCAAGAACATTCAATGAAAAACACATCCTGCTTTTCAGAAATATGCTTGACATCGTTTGCTACATGGGCAAACGGAATGATAATCGTAAAGCAAGTTTCGGAACTAATGATTTCGAATATGTTTGGGAAGGCCTGATTGACCAAGTTTTCGGTATTGAAAAAAGAGAAAAATATTATCCGCATTGTGCTTGGCATATCGGTAATAAAGAAAATGAAGCTGAATGGGATGAAACAAAAAGAACTGCGTTACGCCCCGATACGATAATGTTATCCGCAAATGATGATGCGAAAATTTTCGTTCTTGACGCGAAATACTATCAGTATGGGGAAAATCGCGAGTCCAAGAGATTGCCCGGAACAGGTTCAATCATTAAGCAAATTGCTTACGCTGAATTTATAGAAGCAATGCGTCAACAAAAACCGGAGATTCCCAAAGGCAACATCTACAACGCATTCATTTTGCCATATGCAACAACATTCGATGGATCAAAATATCCAATAGAAAATTTTGGATATGCAGATTGCAATTGGAAAAATACAGAAGCAAAAACATACCATAAAATCTATGGTATTTTGCTAGACGTTCGCTCCATTATGCATCGTCATCCTAGTCATTCCGATAAAGACATCGCAGAGCTCGCTGCAAAAATTGAAGGTAGAAATTAG
- a CDS encoding PD-(D/E)XK nuclease family transposase → MNKTQYRLMAQDVKENRANLAKYRKIFKYAYPFGDKVFKRLMINQVKPERFIVFLNAMMGLEGNRRIKEFSFRIQEMPALPSQKKPIFDIVGTNQAGEPVLVEVQQNASQLFIDRLFYYVSRAISTLVPEGSRYRLPHVYVLSILTEDLFDNEPNTYFHHVNLSKNGRPFYDKFDGFLVEVDKFCKIDARLPLLNREQSERADMLRFFNELMEDPQYLQNDLYAKFIKDVSLEKIEDELLLREVDEMTDVKYEKESSFLDGMDAKAREMARKMLAKNKPIEEIVEFTGLSELEILEIKG, encoded by the coding sequence ATGAATAAGACGCAATATCGTCTGATGGCGCAAGACGTTAAAGAGAACAGGGCCAATCTCGCCAAATACCGAAAAATCTTCAAATACGCCTATCCGTTCGGAGACAAGGTCTTTAAACGCTTGATGATAAATCAAGTTAAACCAGAACGTTTTATAGTTTTTTTGAACGCTATGATGGGACTGGAAGGAAACCGGCGCATAAAGGAATTCTCTTTCCGCATACAGGAAATGCCTGCGTTACCATCACAAAAGAAACCCATATTCGACATAGTTGGAACAAATCAAGCTGGAGAACCGGTTTTGGTTGAGGTCCAACAGAATGCAAGTCAGCTTTTTATCGATCGACTTTTCTATTATGTATCCCGAGCCATCTCTACGCTGGTTCCTGAAGGCAGCCGCTATAGGCTCCCCCATGTGTATGTACTGTCCATTTTGACAGAAGACTTATTCGATAATGAACCGAATACTTATTTTCACCACGTCAACCTTTCGAAAAACGGTCGTCCTTTCTATGACAAATTTGACGGATTCCTTGTCGAAGTGGACAAGTTCTGCAAGATAGATGCTCGTCTGCCCTTGCTAAATCGTGAACAGAGCGAACGGGCCGATATGCTCCGCTTTTTTAATGAACTTATGGAAGATCCACAGTATTTGCAAAACGATCTATACGCTAAGTTCATAAAAGATGTATCTTTAGAAAAGATTGAAGACGAACTGCTTCTTAGGGAGGTAGACGAGATGACCGACGTCAAATACGAAAAGGAAAGCTCTTTTTTGGATGGAATGGACGCCAAGGCTCGCGAAATGGCAAGAAAGATGCTTGCCAAAAACAAACCAATTGAAGAAATCGTTGAGTTTACAGGTCTATCTGAATTGGAGATTTTAGAAATAAAGGGATAA
- a CDS encoding YhcG family protein, giving the protein MANNKENFPTKAVESLFNKISPLITQSRKMIATTINTAEVCTKFKIGQYIVEDEQKGKSRAAYGKQVLIHLSARLIEKHGEGWSVETLTLCRKFFNVYSNFVNGVYEIEGKYKFTLSWSHYLVLMRIKNDDERRFYEIEATFGNWSVRELQRQYGSSLYERLALSRDKEQVARLSRVGNVIEKPEDIIKNPVTLEFVGLKPDASYSESNLESAIISKLQEFLLELGKGFLFEARQKRFSFDEDDYYVDLVLYNRLLQCYVLVDLKVDKLTHQDLGQMQMYVNYYDRYVKQDFEKPTIGILLCKEKKDTLVRLTLPENVNIYASAYELYLPDKKLLQAKVKEWVNEFEMQDNREVT; this is encoded by the coding sequence ATGGCTAATAATAAAGAGAACTTCCCTACAAAAGCAGTGGAATCGTTGTTCAATAAAATATCCCCTCTTATTACGCAATCTCGTAAAATGATTGCAACGACCATCAATACTGCTGAAGTCTGCACCAAATTCAAGATAGGTCAATATATAGTCGAAGATGAACAAAAAGGCAAAAGCCGAGCGGCATATGGGAAACAAGTACTCATTCATCTATCTGCCAGACTGATAGAAAAACATGGAGAAGGTTGGTCCGTTGAAACATTAACTCTCTGTAGAAAATTTTTCAATGTATATTCGAATTTCGTAAACGGTGTTTACGAAATTGAGGGCAAATATAAATTCACACTTTCTTGGTCGCATTACCTGGTACTCATGCGCATCAAGAATGATGATGAACGCCGTTTTTACGAGATAGAGGCTACTTTCGGGAATTGGTCGGTTCGCGAGTTGCAGCGGCAGTATGGCTCAAGTCTGTATGAACGTCTTGCGCTGAGCCGGGACAAGGAACAGGTTGCCCGTTTGTCGCGCGTTGGCAATGTGATTGAAAAACCGGAGGATATCATCAAGAATCCGGTGACGCTTGAGTTTGTTGGTTTGAAACCGGATGCATCGTATTCAGAATCGAACTTGGAATCCGCTATCATTAGCAAGTTGCAAGAGTTCCTGCTTGAACTAGGGAAAGGATTCCTGTTCGAAGCACGCCAAAAACGATTCTCATTTGACGAGGACGACTACTATGTGGATTTGGTTCTGTACAATCGTCTGCTACAGTGCTATGTGCTTGTTGATTTGAAGGTGGATAAGTTAACCCATCAAGATCTCGGCCAGATGCAGATGTACGTAAACTACTATGACCGTTATGTAAAGCAAGATTTCGAAAAACCGACTATCGGTATTTTGCTTTGCAAAGAGAAGAAGGATACCCTTGTGAGGTTGACTTTGCCTGAAAACGTAAATATTTATGCATCTGCTTATGAGTTGTATCTGCCGGACAAGAAACTTTTGCAGGCGAAGGTCAAAGAATGGGTAAATGAATTTGAAATGCAAGATAATAGGGAGGTCACGTAA
- a CDS encoding ATP-dependent RecD-like DNA helicase, producing MDNKLLATESLDEFIDALTEMRGLVALDKHLLHLLFEIKKDVPLQTQKFLTLCLSLLDDGNTRVPLNAQQFSDMWARKWNGLVTLRISTAEEDIDESNFASADDFANIITEGIQDILTNDFSAIMESRETDTTSVEDALSCPFILAKRESSAHLYFTKHFDAKCVIEQSAKILFKNGHTPADKEIENCTQKIASMCKPFGNGKQFLIKKRQAEAIIRGQTENLVITGGPGTGKTTVVLYILWNLLESHSDMLDWNIYLAAPSGKAADRMRESLIDGLARIRDEKKTGTNEPIFRKLNELESSTIHRLLRFSKSKGGFSFNREEQFPKNSIFVIDEASMIDIEMFAALLEAIPEGARIFILGDPFQLPSVDSGAVLGEILKVNESGSNFSVKLNESNRFDDRSNIGKLAAEIKTVAETKDNTKFVPHKFTTSGAVSNDSTRNPDTASDNAATTQFKDKVFYKQLETDSTPLSKKEEDKRIENFIAEWSRDFAQLPALAENIHPERTGTEASDTDHSETARRNEIWQLSLTKRILCAERRGLRGIENINKKVCSKIKSLWRAQKKKQGETIQWDDSGYFPGQLLIITKNQEMFKLYNGDTGIVVFDDNTPCLMLKKAPLQNSELTGKTRDDFVFYPLSILPEDSLTTAFAITIHKSQGSEYKHVTMFLPTKIGHPLLTNQILYTGITRAKESVTIIANDDTFKAAVTTVSERNTGISL from the coding sequence ATGGATAATAAATTACTTGCCACCGAATCGCTTGACGAATTCATCGACGCGCTCACAGAAATGCGCGGCCTCGTTGCGCTTGACAAACATCTACTCCATTTACTTTTCGAAATCAAAAAAGACGTTCCTCTGCAAACGCAAAAATTCTTAACGCTCTGCCTATCGCTCCTTGACGATGGCAACACGCGCGTACCACTGAACGCCCAGCAATTTTCCGACATGTGGGCACGCAAATGGAACGGCCTCGTTACGCTCCGCATCAGCACCGCCGAAGAAGACATTGACGAAAGCAATTTTGCAAGCGCAGACGATTTTGCAAACATCATCACCGAAGGCATCCAAGACATTCTGACAAACGACTTTTCTGCCATCATGGAAAGCCGCGAAACCGACACCACTTCCGTCGAAGACGCTTTAAGTTGCCCGTTCATTCTCGCCAAACGCGAGAGCAGCGCTCACCTTTACTTTACCAAGCACTTCGATGCGAAATGCGTCATCGAACAATCCGCAAAAATCTTATTCAAAAACGGCCACACCCCCGCCGACAAAGAAATCGAAAACTGCACGCAAAAAATCGCGAGCATGTGTAAGCCATTCGGCAACGGCAAACAATTCCTCATCAAAAAACGCCAAGCCGAAGCCATCATCCGCGGGCAAACCGAAAACCTCGTCATCACAGGCGGCCCAGGCACAGGCAAGACAACGGTCGTCCTTTACATCTTGTGGAATCTACTCGAAAGCCATAGCGACATGCTCGATTGGAACATTTACCTTGCAGCACCAAGCGGCAAAGCTGCCGACCGCATGCGAGAAAGCCTCATCGATGGTCTCGCTAGAATCCGCGACGAAAAGAAAACCGGTACAAACGAACCCATATTCCGCAAGCTGAACGAACTCGAAAGCAGCACTATCCACCGCCTACTCCGATTCTCCAAAAGCAAAGGCGGCTTTTCGTTCAACCGCGAAGAACAATTCCCCAAAAATTCAATTTTCGTCATTGACGAAGCAAGCATGATCGACATCGAAATGTTCGCCGCCCTCCTCGAAGCCATTCCCGAAGGCGCACGAATATTCATTCTCGGCGACCCGTTCCAGCTCCCCTCAGTTGACTCAGGAGCCGTCCTCGGCGAAATCCTCAAAGTGAACGAAAGTGGTAGCAACTTTTCTGTCAAGCTCAACGAATCCAACCGATTCGACGACCGTTCCAACATCGGAAAACTCGCTGCCGAAATCAAAACCGTTGCAGAAACAAAAGACAACACAAAGTTTGTTCCGCACAAATTCACAACCTCCGGCGCAGTTTCCAACGATTCCACGCGCAACCCCGACACTGCAAGCGACAACGCAGCAACCACGCAATTCAAGGACAAGGTTTTCTACAAGCAACTCGAAACCGACTCCACACCGCTTTCGAAAAAAGAAGAAGACAAACGCATTGAAAACTTCATCGCCGAATGGTCCCGCGACTTTGCACAACTCCCCGCACTTGCAGAAAACATCCACCCTGAGCGCACCGGCACCGAAGCAAGCGACACCGACCACAGCGAAACCGCCCGCCGTAACGAAATCTGGCAGCTCTCGCTGACAAAGCGCATCCTCTGCGCCGAACGCCGAGGACTCCGCGGCATCGAAAACATCAATAAAAAAGTTTGTAGTAAAATCAAGAGCCTTTGGCGCGCACAAAAGAAAAAGCAAGGTGAAACAATCCAATGGGATGACTCCGGCTACTTCCCCGGACAACTGCTCATCATCACCAAGAACCAAGAAATGTTCAAACTCTACAATGGGGACACAGGCATAGTCGTATTCGACGATAACACCCCCTGCCTCATGCTCAAAAAGGCGCCCCTGCAAAACAGCGAACTCACCGGAAAAACGCGCGATGACTTTGTCTTTTATCCGCTCTCGATTCTCCCCGAAGATTCGCTCACAACCGCATTCGCCATCACCATCCATAAATCGCAAGGCTCCGAATACAAACACGTCACCATGTTCCTCCCGACAAAAATCGGGCACCCGCTACTGACAAACCAAATTCTGTATACAGGAATCACCCGCGCCAAGGAAAGCGTCACCATCATCGCAAACGACGACACATTCAAAGCCGCAGTTACCACCGTCAGCGAGCGCAATACGGGAATTTCGCTATAG
- a CDS encoding YhcG family protein, with protein sequence MKSKEVISAKLVQDARQIIEAAQKNAVRSVNFCRVQMYWNLGKRIFEEEQHGKKRADYGAYIVKSLAEKLEFEYGSGFSRRQLEFCRQFYNIYPIANALRSQLNWSQYRMLIQISDSDKREYYELEAVNNSWNGRELERQINSQLYERLLLSNDKESVLAVARKERIPETPQEVIKDPMVLEFLGLEKNPSFYESDLEGAIISHITEFLLELGKGFSFVARQKRIMLEDDEFFVDLVLYNRLLRCFVVIEIKTGKITHQDLGQLQMYVNFHDRIEKLPDENPTIGILLCAGKNDSAVKMTLPENNKTILASEYKLYLPTTEQLVSEINEAKKLAQKQD encoded by the coding sequence ATGAAGTCTAAAGAAGTTATCTCGGCTAAGCTGGTTCAAGATGCCAGGCAAATTATCGAGGCTGCGCAGAAAAACGCCGTTCGGAGCGTAAATTTCTGCCGTGTTCAGATGTACTGGAATCTTGGCAAGCGGATTTTCGAAGAAGAGCAGCACGGCAAGAAACGAGCCGATTACGGGGCGTATATCGTGAAATCGCTTGCAGAAAAGCTAGAATTTGAATACGGAAGTGGATTTTCTAGACGCCAATTGGAATTTTGCCGCCAATTTTACAACATTTACCCAATTGCGAACGCACTGCGTTCGCAATTGAACTGGTCGCAGTACCGCATGTTGATTCAGATTTCCGATTCCGACAAACGCGAATATTACGAACTTGAGGCGGTGAACAATTCTTGGAACGGTCGTGAACTTGAACGTCAAATTAACAGTCAATTGTACGAACGCCTTTTGCTCAGTAATGACAAGGAATCCGTGCTGGCGGTTGCTCGTAAAGAACGCATCCCAGAAACACCTCAAGAAGTCATCAAGGATCCCATGGTCCTAGAATTTCTTGGATTGGAAAAGAACCCAAGCTTTTATGAAAGCGATTTAGAGGGTGCGATTATTTCGCACATTACTGAATTTTTGCTTGAACTAGGCAAGGGCTTTTCTTTTGTAGCAAGGCAGAAACGGATTATGCTTGAAGACGATGAATTTTTCGTTGACCTCGTTCTTTACAACAGATTGCTTCGCTGTTTTGTGGTTATTGAAATCAAGACGGGCAAAATCACGCATCAGGATCTCGGTCAGCTCCAAATGTACGTGAATTTCCATGACCGCATAGAAAAGCTTCCCGACGAAAATCCGACTATCGGCATTCTTCTATGCGCAGGCAAGAATGACTCTGCGGTAAAAATGACCTTGCCCGAAAACAACAAGACTATCCTCGCCAGTGAATACAAGTTGTATTTGCCCACCACAGAGCAGTTAGTCAGCGAGATTAACGAGGCTAAGAAACTTGCCCAAAAACAAGATTAA
- a CDS encoding AAA family ATPase, producing MEQLEVFLHRLNSSYPLNIVSPALCISLANSGRRGNAKEFHITLESFISSLENIRDNLDAFPASYDESAWRMGSDRFFTDNHAKSLCGVQTRPYFETVNKFVSWANELGYTEGYFPLTKESIEKTIREINIQCLKNVLHYPLFNEHSFAGLNEEQIVDNLASKLIEERQNSRGAQYFGFKYAQYLDAHTNIITSILRKAGIDASVVAEISKGRSVFNRALEDGSVVKWYCSNNFNQPVENRETIEFVEGDLDVAQNSASFHFMPTQIIYYGVPGSGKSYEIKKKLKTVPDYNKIRTVFHPEYSNADFVGQILPEVSVNADGRSMVEYKFKPGPFTEIIRRAYLNPDEEFHLVIEEINRGNSAAIFGDMFQLLDRLDVDENPDEVSSENIYGKGWSSYGVDNQDVNAYIRNQVVISQEKPDHCSKTVGCAGDSNPKLYKTVDIISEKECVTWRKRQENGFTTENKHLHFSANTAIRLPPNLSIYATMNTSDQNVFTLDNAFQRRWEMKQISNDLAHDDPAADTTKQYDEIIGNTNVKWGVFRDEINKIIMQSAEENGLSSMEDKRLGGWFITPKKELNASEGETPKITNEAFAEKVLKYLWDDAFKFDRSKHFGDIKTLEDLTKKFKTDGFKIFEDDSIKKLQQEIASPSARNDESVDTSVNNPTQNGGNG from the coding sequence ATGGAACAATTAGAAGTTTTCTTGCATCGACTTAATAGTAGTTATCCTCTCAATATTGTTTCTCCAGCTTTGTGTATAAGCCTTGCTAATAGTGGTCGACGAGGCAATGCAAAAGAGTTCCACATTACGTTGGAAAGTTTTATTTCGTCTCTTGAAAATATTAGAGATAACTTAGATGCATTCCCTGCTTCGTATGACGAAAGTGCATGGAGAATGGGGTCTGATCGTTTTTTTACGGACAATCATGCGAAATCTTTGTGTGGTGTACAGACTAGGCCTTATTTCGAAACGGTTAATAAATTTGTCTCTTGGGCAAATGAGCTAGGGTATACGGAAGGCTATTTCCCGTTAACTAAAGAGTCGATTGAAAAAACGATTCGTGAAATAAACATTCAGTGTTTAAAAAATGTTTTGCATTATCCTCTTTTTAATGAACATTCATTTGCTGGTTTAAATGAGGAACAAATTGTTGATAATCTAGCCTCTAAATTGATAGAGGAACGACAAAATTCTCGGGGGGCTCAGTATTTTGGATTTAAGTATGCTCAATATTTAGATGCTCACACGAATATTATAACTAGTATTCTGAGAAAAGCTGGTATTGATGCATCTGTTGTGGCAGAAATTAGTAAAGGACGGAGTGTTTTTAATAGGGCTCTTGAAGATGGTTCTGTTGTAAAATGGTATTGTTCGAATAATTTTAATCAGCCTGTTGAAAATCGAGAAACAATAGAATTTGTTGAAGGTGATTTAGATGTGGCTCAAAATTCGGCATCATTCCATTTCATGCCCACTCAAATCATCTACTATGGTGTTCCTGGTAGTGGAAAAAGTTATGAAATAAAGAAGAAACTGAAAACCGTTCCTGATTACAATAAAATACGAACTGTATTTCATCCAGAATACAGCAACGCTGATTTTGTGGGTCAAATTTTACCTGAAGTCAGTGTAAATGCGGATGGTCGCTCAATGGTTGAATACAAGTTTAAACCGGGGCCGTTTACAGAAATAATTCGACGTGCTTACCTTAATCCAGATGAAGAATTTCATTTGGTTATCGAAGAAATAAATCGCGGTAATTCGGCTGCCATATTTGGTGACATGTTCCAATTATTGGACAGACTTGATGTAGATGAGAATCCTGACGAAGTATCTTCAGAAAACATTTATGGAAAAGGATGGAGTTCTTATGGGGTTGATAATCAGGATGTTAACGCGTATATTCGGAATCAGGTTGTAATTTCTCAAGAAAAACCTGACCACTGTTCAAAAACGGTAGGTTGCGCAGGAGATTCAAACCCAAAACTTTATAAAACAGTAGATATTATATCAGAAAAAGAATGTGTCACATGGAGAAAAAGGCAAGAAAATGGCTTTACAACAGAAAACAAGCATCTCCATTTTTCTGCCAATACTGCAATCCGTCTTCCACCTAACCTCTCCATCTACGCAACAATGAACACAAGCGACCAGAATGTATTTACGCTCGATAATGCGTTCCAGCGCCGTTGGGAAATGAAGCAGATATCTAACGATTTGGCTCATGACGATCCTGCTGCAGACACGACAAAACAGTATGATGAGATCATCGGAAATACAAATGTCAAATGGGGTGTATTCCGTGATGAGATAAACAAAATTATCATGCAGTCTGCTGAAGAGAATGGTTTGTCTAGCATGGAGGATAAGCGTCTCGGCGGATGGTTCATTACCCCTAAAAAAGAACTCAATGCGTCTGAAGGCGAAACGCCCAAAATTACCAACGAAGCCTTTGCAGAAAAAGTGCTCAAGTACCTTTGGGATGATGCTTTTAAATTTGATCGCTCAAAACATTTTGGCGATATAAAGACTCTAGAAGATTTAACAAAAAAATTCAAAACAGACGGTTTTAAAATTTTTGAAGACGATTCTATTAAGAAGTTGCAGCAAGAGATTGCTTCACCTTCGGCTCGCAATGACGAATCTGTAGACACTTCGGTAAATAATCCCACTCAAAATGGCGGCAACGGATAA